In Thermothelomyces thermophilus ATCC 42464 chromosome 5, complete sequence, the sequence AGCAGGTCCCATGTGCTGCCGTACGGCTGAGGCTGGCCATGCGAAGTTGAGTTGGTGACGGCACGGATATGTGGCGCAACGAGAGCAAGTTGCTTCTTGATCTCAATGTCCCAGTCGGCGTCGTTCTCGAGGATAAGCGCAGTCATCCATCGCTTATCGATGATGGTTTTCAGTGTGTGAAGGTGACCCATCCGGAAGCTTTCAACATCTGACTCGGCCCAGGCTGGCTGTTCAGGAATCTCGAGGTCCAGGCCAGTCAGCCGTGCGGCATCCAGTAGGCCTTCCGTTCGCCACGATGACCCGCTCGAAACGACGACTATTATCTTCTCGAACTGTTGTTACAGGTCCTAAGTTAGGTTCCATTATCACTGCACGGAGG encodes:
- a CDS encoding glycosyltransferase family 25 protein (CAZy_ID 270030) gives rise to the protein MGHLHTLKTIIDKRWMTALILENDADWDIEIKKQLALVAPHIRAVTNSTSHGQPQPYGSTWDLLWLGHCGDGVPPTGVVSIFDSTLPEEAAYRENTGE